One part of the Parabacteroides distasonis ATCC 8503 genome encodes these proteins:
- a CDS encoding RagB/SusD family nutrient uptake outer membrane protein, protein MKRLIIYCLSFLLLISFGGCMENYLDLYPEDKITAANFPEKESDIKLLLDGTYACLRETAVIDQGLFGFGMTDCATPNAYNWGTVEVFNKLGAGRLSSSDGGVVTFRWKRCYEMISRANYLLACLEKIELAGEAKKLYVGEAHFLRGLAYSVLAETYGGVPVVLSEISTSEARNLKRSSREDTWQQALDDYDVAIANLGADAPEKGRATKGAALGMKMRAYLYQGKYKAVLECVDQIDALKKYGLFHSYATLFDPANEGNKEVLFDIQYIEGENSQGTFLDQYCGTGTGSWTRGSRYVPTDDLVAAYETVDGSPIDPENPYENRDPRLAFTVVLPGSYILGHRFPSYLYPGGAFNHAGNRLKHLSTRKYRIQNEADLPPAGQSYINDIILRYADVLLSKAEAIIESGGNVSEAIAILNRIRTERDDVKISPLPLSLSRDEAREKLRHERRIELALEGRYWSDVKRWKIGKELYPMIIKDHEGSVIETKFPNGYLEYYDLLPIPDSERSLNPNLEQNPGW, encoded by the coding sequence ATGAAACGTTTAATAATATATTGTTTGTCGTTTTTGTTATTGATCTCTTTTGGTGGTTGTATGGAGAATTATCTGGATTTGTATCCGGAGGATAAAATCACGGCCGCTAACTTTCCGGAAAAAGAATCGGATATTAAGTTACTGTTAGATGGAACGTATGCTTGTCTAAGGGAGACCGCTGTCATAGATCAAGGTTTGTTTGGGTTTGGAATGACAGATTGTGCGACTCCCAATGCATATAATTGGGGAACTGTCGAGGTTTTCAATAAATTGGGAGCCGGACGTTTGAGCTCTAGTGATGGCGGTGTCGTTACTTTTCGTTGGAAAAGATGTTATGAAATGATCTCTAGGGCTAATTATTTATTGGCTTGTTTAGAAAAAATAGAATTAGCGGGGGAGGCGAAAAAGTTGTATGTTGGCGAGGCTCATTTCTTGAGGGGATTGGCTTATTCGGTACTTGCGGAAACTTATGGGGGTGTTCCTGTCGTACTTTCAGAAATCTCAACATCGGAGGCTCGTAACCTAAAGCGTTCCAGTCGAGAAGATACATGGCAACAGGCGTTGGATGATTATGATGTCGCCATCGCTAATTTAGGTGCGGATGCTCCGGAGAAAGGACGTGCTACGAAAGGCGCTGCCTTGGGTATGAAAATGCGTGCGTATTTATATCAAGGTAAGTATAAGGCGGTTTTGGAATGTGTAGATCAGATTGATGCTCTGAAGAAATATGGCTTGTTTCATAGTTATGCGACATTGTTCGATCCGGCTAATGAAGGAAATAAGGAGGTTCTATTTGATATCCAATATATAGAGGGTGAAAATTCACAGGGTACTTTTCTGGATCAATACTGCGGAACGGGAACCGGTAGTTGGACACGTGGTAGTCGCTATGTTCCTACAGATGATTTGGTGGCGGCTTATGAGACCGTGGATGGGAGCCCTATTGATCCGGAAAATCCTTATGAGAACCGTGATCCTCGTTTAGCGTTCACGGTTGTGCTTCCGGGCTCTTATATTTTAGGACATCGTTTCCCTAGTTATTTGTATCCGGGGGGAGCTTTTAATCATGCGGGTAATCGATTGAAACATTTGAGTACTCGTAAGTACCGGATTCAGAACGAGGCGGATTTACCTCCCGCCGGCCAGTCTTATATTAACGATATTATCTTGCGATATGCGGATGTGCTATTGTCGAAAGCGGAAGCGATTATTGAATCTGGTGGAAATGTTTCGGAGGCGATCGCTATATTAAACCGGATCCGTACGGAACGAGATGACGTGAAAATTTCCCCATTGCCTTTGTCCTTATCTCGGGATGAGGCCCGTGAGAAACTAAGGCATGAAAGAAGAATAGAATTGGCGTTGGAAGGTCGTTACTGGTCGGATGTGAAGCGTTGGAAAATAGGAAAGGAGCTTTATCCGATGATTATAAAGGATCATGAAGGAAGCGTGATTGAGACAAAATTCCCGAACGGCTATTTGGAATACTATGATTTATTACCTATTCCTGATAGTGAGCGCTCTTTGAATCCAAATTTAGAGCAAAATCCGGGTTGGTGA
- a CDS encoding TonB-dependent receptor codes for MKKKDDFCRESNHFLKSVCLALCLISSGGSAVYAATLQTEQTTLTVRMNNCTIKDVFDHIEKNSEFVFVYHGANIDLHRRVNFDVRDKSVEVILERLFKGTDVEYIINNRQIIVRRNEKKENSSLSIQQAKKITVTGIVKDTHGEPLIGVNVLVKGSRTGTITDMDGHFLLNEVSPNAMVSISYIGYKTEEIALNNRSSLTITLTEDSEQLDEVVVVGYGTQKKVNLTGSVSSVKFDEELANRPITDASQALSGKVSGVWISQNSGKPGDDGAQLRIRGWGTLNNSDPLVIIDGVEGVFSQINPSDIESITVLKDAASAAIYGSKAANGVVLVTTKMGKNNEKTHVELNSYVGVQQLGRRFDLVTNSAELMTMANQALANGGESPLYPESLISDFKNGTDPYKYPNTDWYEHVYRNALITGHNLSIRGGSEKLSSFLSLNYLKQEGIITNTDAERFGMRANLEYKVNSWLKVGARLNYIRRNSQEPFDLSRVFFIQSGAAPFIAPYTRDGRFGSVEAIAQDGTLLYDNRNPLIDASNGATKTTLDYMSLNAFATVDFTKDLNLQVTWASNGNWKMVDKYNETLYGYTDSGIETMTINYNRDGLEMSREQISTMRNNFHATLNYSKKFVEKHSVAGILGAQLENYNIKNVYARRTDPAKDGLTQVDAGTNGIQGKGNMQGLRMASYFGRLNYAFADKYLFEMNLRADASSRFKRGNRWGVFPGFSAGWRLSEESFIKNVNIFSNMKLRASWGQLGNQTIEGYWPYLTVINQNYNLSYNYGGSLAPGAAVTALVDEDITWETTSSLDIGLDLGFLNNKLSIEADYFNKKTTDIIVQLPISNILGDKTAPFENVGEMKNNGFELVANYDNLEASRDRLGFNVGFNFTYINNEVTKFQGGNSPDQLYLIREGYPYKALYGYKAIGIYQSDEEAVEHMHNNGYKPAMGNLKYEDVNNDGKLDYQDKQVLGNTIPKITYGISAGLRYKGFDLSLLFQGLGKANVFTQNEMTRLGYEYMRIAGFWRDAWTPENSGSSIPMLRYDSTWDRYDSSFWVHRIDFLKLKNLQLGYAFPERITSKLKMQRLYVYANAQNLFTVMWKKGYEGYDPERNTFDAGGSPYPTPRIFTFGLNLNF; via the coding sequence ATGAAAAAAAAAGATGATTTCTGTAGAGAATCGAATCATTTTCTCAAAAGTGTTTGTTTAGCCTTATGCTTGATCAGTTCTGGAGGCTCTGCGGTGTACGCCGCTACCTTGCAGACGGAACAAACCACGTTGACAGTCCGTATGAATAATTGTACCATAAAGGATGTATTTGACCACATTGAGAAAAATAGTGAGTTTGTTTTTGTTTATCATGGCGCTAATATCGACTTGCATCGCAGGGTAAATTTTGACGTACGGGATAAGTCCGTTGAGGTTATATTGGAAAGGTTATTTAAAGGAACGGATGTTGAATATATTATCAACAACCGACAAATTATCGTACGAAGGAACGAGAAAAAAGAAAACTCGTCCCTTTCTATTCAGCAAGCTAAAAAAATCACGGTCACTGGTATTGTGAAAGATACTCATGGGGAACCTCTCATTGGTGTAAATGTACTGGTGAAGGGGAGTAGAACGGGTACGATTACGGATATGGACGGACATTTTTTATTAAATGAGGTAAGTCCGAATGCGATGGTCTCTATTTCTTATATAGGGTATAAGACAGAAGAAATAGCCTTGAATAATCGTTCTAGCCTAACGATTACACTGACAGAGGATAGTGAACAACTGGATGAGGTTGTCGTTGTTGGCTATGGTACTCAGAAGAAAGTGAATTTGACAGGATCTGTTTCTTCCGTGAAGTTTGATGAGGAATTGGCAAACCGGCCTATAACGGATGCCTCACAAGCCCTTTCTGGTAAAGTGTCGGGTGTATGGATCAGTCAAAATTCGGGAAAGCCGGGGGATGATGGCGCTCAGTTAAGAATCCGGGGTTGGGGTACGCTGAATAACTCGGATCCGTTGGTAATTATTGATGGAGTAGAAGGCGTTTTTAGTCAGATCAATCCAAGCGATATTGAGAGTATCACCGTGTTGAAGGATGCGGCTAGCGCAGCTATCTATGGATCGAAAGCAGCGAATGGAGTCGTTTTGGTAACGACGAAGATGGGTAAAAATAATGAGAAGACGCATGTGGAATTGAACTCATATGTAGGTGTACAACAGTTGGGGCGGAGATTTGATCTGGTGACAAATAGTGCGGAGTTAATGACCATGGCAAACCAAGCCTTGGCTAATGGTGGCGAGAGTCCTTTATATCCCGAGTCCTTGATCTCTGATTTCAAGAATGGCACGGATCCTTATAAATACCCGAATACGGATTGGTACGAACACGTTTATCGGAATGCTCTAATTACAGGCCATAATTTATCAATTCGAGGTGGTTCGGAAAAATTATCTTCTTTTTTGTCCTTAAATTATTTGAAGCAAGAGGGTATTATTACGAATACAGATGCGGAGAGATTCGGTATGCGGGCTAATCTGGAATATAAGGTTAATTCGTGGTTGAAAGTTGGCGCTCGTTTAAATTATATACGCCGGAATTCTCAAGAACCGTTTGATTTATCGCGTGTATTCTTTATACAATCGGGAGCAGCCCCTTTTATCGCTCCTTATACGAGAGATGGACGTTTTGGTTCGGTTGAGGCGATTGCGCAGGATGGAACTTTATTGTATGATAACAGGAACCCGTTAATTGATGCTTCCAATGGCGCTACCAAGACGACTTTGGATTATATGTCGTTAAATGCGTTCGCTACTGTTGACTTTACGAAGGACTTGAATTTGCAAGTCACTTGGGCCTCTAATGGCAATTGGAAAATGGTCGATAAATATAATGAGACCCTTTATGGATACACGGATTCCGGTATAGAGACAATGACCATAAATTATAACCGGGATGGCTTGGAGATGAGTAGAGAGCAAATATCTACTATGCGTAATAACTTTCATGCGACCTTGAACTATAGCAAGAAGTTTGTGGAAAAACATTCGGTCGCGGGAATCTTGGGTGCTCAATTAGAAAATTATAATATTAAGAACGTATATGCACGTAGGACGGATCCCGCTAAAGACGGATTAACCCAAGTGGATGCGGGAACGAATGGCATTCAGGGCAAGGGTAATATGCAAGGATTACGTATGGCTTCTTACTTCGGTCGTCTAAATTATGCTTTCGCTGATAAATATTTATTCGAGATGAATCTTCGTGCGGATGCCTCCTCCCGTTTCAAACGAGGTAATCGATGGGGTGTTTTTCCCGGTTTCTCAGCTGGTTGGCGGTTGAGTGAGGAAAGCTTCATTAAGAATGTGAATATTTTTTCTAACATGAAATTGCGAGCTTCTTGGGGACAATTGGGTAACCAGACGATCGAGGGGTATTGGCCTTATTTAACTGTTATCAATCAGAATTATAATTTAAGTTATAATTATGGAGGTTCCTTGGCTCCGGGTGCGGCTGTAACAGCCTTGGTTGATGAGGATATTACTTGGGAAACAACTTCTTCTCTAGATATTGGTCTGGATCTGGGCTTCTTAAATAATAAATTAAGCATTGAAGCGGACTATTTCAATAAAAAGACTACCGATATTATTGTTCAATTACCAATCTCCAATATCTTAGGTGATAAGACAGCGCCTTTCGAGAATGTTGGGGAGATGAAAAATAACGGTTTTGAATTGGTTGCGAATTATGATAATTTGGAAGCCAGTAGGGATCGATTGGGATTTAATGTAGGATTTAATTTTACTTACATAAATAATGAAGTAACAAAGTTCCAAGGTGGTAATTCTCCGGATCAACTGTATTTGATCCGTGAGGGATATCCTTACAAAGCGTTGTATGGTTATAAAGCGATTGGCATTTACCAATCGGATGAAGAAGCGGTAGAGCATATGCATAATAATGGCTATAAGCCTGCCATGGGTAATTTGAAGTATGAGGATGTAAATAATGATGGAAAATTGGACTATCAAGATAAGCAAGTATTAGGAAATACGATTCCGAAGATCACTTATGGTATTTCTGCAGGGTTGCGTTATAAGGGATTTGATCTGAGCCTCTTGTTTCAGGGTTTAGGAAAGGCGAATGTCTTTACTCAAAATGAAATGACTCGCTTAGGATATGAGTATATGCGAATCGCGGGCTTTTGGAGAGACGCATGGACACCAGAGAATTCAGGTTCTAGTATCCCTATGCTTCGATATGACTCTACTTGGGATCGATACGACTCCTCATTTTGGGTACATCGGATTGACTTCTTGAAATTGAAGAACTTACAATTGGGTTATGCATTTCCGGAAAGGATTACTTCAAAGTTGAAAATGCAACGGCTTTATGTATACGCTAATGCTCAGAATTTATTTACGGTTATGTGGAAAAAAGGCTATGAGGGATACGATCCGGAAAGAAATACGTTTGATGCGGGAGGTTCTCCGTATCCGACACCGAGAATATTCACATTTGGTTTAAATCTTAATTTCTAA
- a CDS encoding FecR family protein, whose translation MNKKRDIFEKDLFRQAGEDLWRKVREVEQLDSKFALSSWQKVEERLKAPRKTFVLRIRYLASSVAAAVVLLLAIGCYFWMVGDDKSSLPLALLEEKSIDSLPDDEIVLVENGSWVQLKNGATITHDNIGKPSVKDSQIKKKVLATKTGNLNQIIVPKGKRANIIFSDGTQIYVNADTRVIYPAVFAKDKREILVTGEAYLDVTPDSSRPFIVKTNAFNVKVLGTQFNVCVYGDEPKASVVLVEGRVEVENDKHVKEVLAPNQMIELGNKGVSIKEVDVFEYICWKDNLMQVNDRKVGDVLNKLARYYGRTIVFDKEIAEIPLSGKLDLRGSLEDVVEIICQSLFLRQETDKENNIIILK comes from the coding sequence GTGAATAAGAAACGAGACATATTTGAAAAAGATTTATTCCGGCAAGCTGGAGAGGATTTATGGCGTAAAGTCCGAGAAGTGGAACAATTGGATTCCAAGTTCGCTTTATCCTCATGGCAGAAGGTCGAGGAACGTTTGAAAGCTCCCCGTAAAACCTTTGTTTTACGCATACGCTATCTAGCTTCTTCTGTGGCGGCGGCGGTCGTGTTACTCCTTGCCATAGGATGTTATTTCTGGATGGTGGGGGATGATAAATCCTCCTTGCCATTGGCTTTGTTGGAAGAAAAGAGCATAGACTCTTTGCCGGACGATGAGATTGTGCTGGTGGAAAATGGAAGCTGGGTACAGCTTAAAAATGGGGCTACAATTACGCATGATAATATAGGTAAACCAAGTGTAAAAGACTCTCAGATAAAGAAGAAAGTATTAGCTACTAAGACTGGAAATTTGAATCAAATCATAGTACCGAAGGGCAAGCGGGCAAATATTATATTTTCAGATGGTACCCAGATATATGTAAATGCCGATACCCGTGTGATTTATCCGGCCGTGTTTGCTAAAGATAAACGAGAGATCTTAGTTACGGGAGAAGCCTATTTGGATGTTACCCCAGATTCTTCCCGCCCTTTTATCGTAAAGACAAATGCGTTTAATGTAAAGGTACTCGGTACCCAATTTAATGTTTGCGTCTATGGAGATGAGCCGAAGGCTTCCGTTGTATTAGTCGAAGGCCGGGTGGAGGTAGAGAATGATAAGCATGTTAAAGAGGTGCTAGCTCCTAACCAGATGATAGAGTTGGGAAATAAAGGGGTATCTATTAAGGAAGTGGATGTGTTTGAGTATATCTGTTGGAAAGATAATCTGATGCAAGTGAACGATCGTAAGGTTGGGGATGTCTTAAATAAATTAGCCCGATACTATGGGCGTACGATTGTGTTTGATAAAGAGATCGCGGAAATACCTCTTTCCGGTAAACTTGATTTGCGAGGAAGTTTGGAAGATGTTGTTGAGATTATTTGTCAATCTCTATTCTTGCGACAAGAGACGGATAAAGAGAATAATATAATCATATTAAAATAG
- a CDS encoding RNA polymerase sigma factor, protein MKISDEGLWELCLKGDMRAFRELYCRFYALLRNYGIKLLPDKSLVEDCVQDIFIKLIQNHETLSPTVNVKGYLLKTLRHKLYDTIEKNRKMEDISLYEDTFQTDELFSRISLDTTEADERVKLLMKALTKLSPHQREIIYLYYVNGLGHDEIAEILGINYQSSKNLLSRTLSKLRRWFSLDALIMGGIHYVLFPMLT, encoded by the coding sequence ATGAAAATATCCGATGAGGGGCTTTGGGAACTGTGTCTGAAGGGAGATATGAGAGCTTTCCGTGAGCTGTATTGCCGATTTTACGCCTTATTGCGCAATTATGGTATCAAGCTACTTCCTGACAAGAGCTTGGTGGAAGATTGCGTACAGGATATTTTTATCAAATTGATTCAAAACCACGAGACTTTATCTCCAACTGTAAATGTCAAAGGTTACTTACTCAAGACTTTAAGGCATAAGTTGTATGATACGATCGAGAAAAACAGGAAGATGGAGGACATCTCTCTTTATGAGGATACTTTCCAAACAGATGAATTATTTTCTCGTATCTCACTGGATACGACGGAAGCGGACGAACGGGTTAAACTCTTAATGAAGGCTTTGACAAAACTTTCCCCCCACCAGAGAGAGATTATTTATCTTTATTATGTAAATGGATTGGGACACGATGAGATTGCGGAGATCTTAGGTATAAATTATCAATCGAGTAAAAATTTATTATCCAGAACGCTTAGTAAGTTAAGAAGGTGGTTTTCCCTGGACGCTTTAATAATGGGGGGCATCCATTATGTTTTATTCCCTATGCTTACATAA
- a CDS encoding sulfatase family protein, with the protein MNKYILTAACGLAFSAASAQTKALPDSPNILLILVDDLGYGDLSCQGAAKDIQTPHIDKLLNEGVRFTNFHANCPVSSPSRASLLTGRYPDMVGVPGVIRTHKEDSWGYLSEDAVLLPQMLKKRGYHNAMVGKWNLGLESPNTPTERGFDFYRGFLGDMMDDYYTHRRFGNNYMRENLKEIDPQGHATEIFSDWAIRYLSDMKQKQEPFFLYLAYNAPHTPIQPPQEWLEKVKKREPSLPEKRAKIVALIEHLDYNVGRVYEALKKNGQLENTIIIFTSDNGGQDDAGANNGPFRGAKQDMYEGGIRVAGGIYWKNQIRPAVRDNFVMLSDMFPTLCDLTAVPVSHEIDGISILPLLRGEEQDTGDRMVHWVRREGNSRYGGKAYYASRYKDYKILQNTPWEPIQFFNLKEDPKEQNPIAERSSAAYKNLFNGLMEHIRQTGMIPWQSKRYK; encoded by the coding sequence ATGAATAAATATATACTAACAGCGGCTTGCGGATTGGCTTTTTCCGCAGCTTCCGCACAAACAAAGGCTTTGCCGGATAGCCCGAATATCCTGCTGATTTTGGTGGATGATTTGGGATATGGCGATTTGTCCTGTCAAGGAGCCGCCAAGGACATTCAAACTCCACATATCGATAAATTATTAAATGAAGGAGTTCGTTTCACGAATTTCCATGCGAACTGTCCGGTCTCCTCTCCTAGTAGAGCCTCGTTATTAACCGGTCGTTATCCGGATATGGTAGGTGTACCGGGAGTTATTCGTACGCATAAAGAGGATAGCTGGGGGTATCTGTCGGAGGATGCCGTATTATTACCCCAGATGTTGAAGAAAAGAGGCTATCATAATGCGATGGTTGGAAAATGGAATCTAGGATTGGAGTCTCCGAATACCCCTACGGAAAGGGGTTTCGATTTCTACCGGGGATTTTTAGGGGATATGATGGATGATTATTATACCCATCGTCGTTTTGGAAATAATTATATGCGTGAGAACTTGAAAGAGATCGATCCACAAGGACATGCTACAGAGATTTTCTCTGATTGGGCGATCCGTTACCTGTCGGATATGAAGCAAAAGCAAGAGCCTTTCTTCTTGTATCTAGCTTATAATGCCCCACATACCCCGATACAACCTCCTCAGGAATGGCTGGAAAAGGTGAAAAAGCGTGAACCGTCACTTCCGGAGAAGCGTGCTAAGATTGTCGCCTTGATTGAGCATTTGGATTACAACGTCGGACGTGTGTATGAGGCATTGAAGAAAAATGGCCAGTTGGAGAATACGATCATTATATTTACCTCTGATAATGGAGGACAGGACGATGCGGGTGCGAATAACGGCCCGTTCAGAGGTGCGAAGCAGGATATGTACGAGGGAGGGATCCGGGTAGCCGGAGGTATTTATTGGAAGAACCAGATCCGTCCGGCGGTACGTGATAATTTCGTCATGCTTTCGGATATGTTCCCGACCTTATGCGATCTGACAGCCGTGCCTGTATCGCATGAGATCGACGGTATCAGTATCTTGCCTCTTTTACGGGGTGAGGAACAAGATACCGGAGATCGAATGGTGCATTGGGTGCGAAGGGAAGGTAATTCCCGATATGGTGGTAAAGCCTATTACGCATCTCGCTATAAAGATTATAAGATCTTACAAAACACACCTTGGGAACCTATCCAATTCTTCAATCTGAAAGAAGACCCTAAAGAGCAAAACCCGATCGCAGAGCGTTCTTCCGCTGCCTATAAAAACTTGTTCAATGGCTTGATGGAGCATATCCGCCAGACGGGTATGATCCCTTGGCAAAGTAAGCGATATAAGTAA